One region of Paucibacter aquatile genomic DNA includes:
- a CDS encoding COG1361 family protein, whose amino-acid sequence MSSLSTRLASAPRLRPVWAALALSSLVALTACGGGGGGGGEVTPPPPPPPTPAPDLMVTMSLPDAQVPSGYTQTMATIKLRNVGKGVATTTDVNIVADALLEGMKVVNCQSDNAGTACPATGSRMTVSNLQPGATLTFDVTGTVKLGTSGTVNLEASATTGTGTQLSSSKMGVGFKAYSADVAVQATGPSSAVPAGGSFEYVVTVSNKGPDAAKDVLIANQLVSSPSENAAILGIMSCSASGGAVCPSDLKPVGMTVASLPKDGSLVFRLPYSFAPGQRAGLVFEAAVRARGDSDSSNDRALLMTP is encoded by the coding sequence ATGTCTTCGCTGTCCACCCGTCTCGCTTCTGCTCCTCGTCTTCGTCCGGTCTGGGCGGCTCTGGCCTTGTCGTCTCTGGTGGCGCTCACCGCCTGTGGCGGTGGTGGCGGCGGCGGTGGTGAAGTCACGCCCCCGCCCCCGCCGCCGCCGACCCCTGCGCCCGATCTGATGGTCACCATGAGCCTGCCGGACGCCCAGGTTCCCTCGGGCTACACCCAGACCATGGCCACCATCAAGCTGCGCAATGTCGGCAAGGGCGTGGCGACCACCACCGATGTCAACATCGTCGCCGACGCGCTGCTCGAGGGCATGAAGGTCGTCAACTGCCAATCCGACAACGCCGGCACCGCCTGCCCCGCCACCGGGTCGCGCATGACGGTCAGCAACTTGCAACCGGGCGCCACGCTCACCTTTGATGTCACCGGCACCGTCAAGCTCGGCACCAGCGGTACGGTCAATCTGGAAGCCTCGGCCACCACCGGCACGGGCACCCAGCTGTCCAGCAGCAAGATGGGCGTGGGCTTCAAGGCCTACAGCGCCGATGTCGCCGTGCAGGCCACCGGCCCCAGCAGCGCCGTTCCGGCCGGCGGCAGCTTTGAGTATGTGGTGACCGTCAGCAACAAGGGCCCCGACGCGGCCAAGGATGTGCTGATCGCCAACCAGCTGGTCAGCTCGCCGAGCGAGAACGCCGCCATCCTGGGCATCATGAGCTGCAGCGCCAGCGGCGGCGCCGTCTGCCCCAGCGATCTCAAGCCTGTGGGCATGACCGTGGCGAGCCTGCCGAAGGACGGCAGCCTGGTCTTCCGCCTGCCCTACAGCTTCGCCCCGGGCCAGCGTGCCGGCCTGGTCTTTGAAGCCGCCGTGCGTGCCCGTGGTGACAGCGACAGCAGCAATGACCGCGCGCTCCTGATGACGCCTTGA
- a CDS encoding CHAT domain-containing protein yields the protein MMWRGGVAAWLLAMGLLTVPAWAAAPDNRTDSRAVPETSRQALLTLCEGAPAAGEARWPMLEQLLREPAAALARVCAQPPKEAVALAVALQQARMAWQLLERPFSTALKDMLARLEPAAEAPGFEEARVWHLMQAARALLDRAARDEAVPLVAEALALQSRLPAASAEGDAMRAQLRLLEVAASWRRQAPGWVERSEASLSEAEALLQGQGLAVSALMGEILNLRTVVSHAQDQLALAAGYAEREAELLRQMGRGDAPDMLDALASMAAIYGQMERMDRSQQALEDALRIIEHHPDANPSAQLGVFHNLSSNYLHYARLDEALALALRAVALAEATFGAKSPRVLPYRMTLLNLRMSQGQLGEALTASEALDALLSPDMLGTVGLARLIRARHLQSVLWLRLGQPRRAAELLTPLLSESEGRKDLGYWRSRLLLSHAAVQMQLGQPALAARDYEQALQALRQIVGDTPSLLLEAYNGRCRAAVAQRGTGLPCEELQQFLAQHPDYDGLPPADRARSHKTLAQWQDGLADWPAALEHHLRGLAAAGSYAAPAPLWDNLHGLARHWALRGREDLAMQLGRQSLDQIELMRQDLRGKRPGQERGFVQELSFVYRDQAAWLARSGRIAEAQDVLRDWSALELDEFSDGQLHVRRSARLRAPEALLGFSPSAAGLERGGADAPPAASPGSEVLSPRRLAQSQQQWRAQREGEAMRLQQWQQWMQQMMQTQPAQPLAARPGLPAGTRRQRPAAGVLEVWSISGQERLNLLMVHAGGQSQIELAWPARQLGQDVAELLRKIEAREPVDAELRHWFQRLGHPLLRAARHAKAKQVELVLDGALRYLPLGLLRGPEGYLGQSLRLVQRLPEGGARELAARSPPWTERRLRAFGSSQAVAGLPALPAVAQEICELVAGPIEGLGTGVCTGGPGLWRGQGWLDASFTHRTLQEELQAAARKEAGGLLHLGTHFTLRPGVMSRSWLRLGDGQRLHLAELARMPFTHTQLVTLSACSTGLGGGDDGSGAEVAGLNASLLQAGASEVLSSLWSVDDAATRRWMRAFYAALRRHGDSARALQSAQREFLARSAGGQSHPFYWGAFYLARAATQR from the coding sequence ATGATGTGGCGCGGGGGTGTGGCGGCCTGGCTGCTGGCCATGGGCCTGCTGACCGTGCCTGCGTGGGCCGCAGCACCGGACAATCGAACCGACAGCCGCGCCGTTCCTGAGACGAGCCGTCAGGCCTTGCTGACCCTGTGCGAGGGGGCGCCCGCAGCCGGCGAAGCCCGCTGGCCCATGCTGGAGCAGCTGTTGCGTGAACCCGCTGCTGCGCTGGCCCGGGTCTGCGCCCAGCCCCCCAAGGAAGCGGTCGCCCTGGCCGTGGCCCTGCAGCAGGCCCGCATGGCCTGGCAGTTGCTGGAGCGACCCTTCAGCACCGCGCTGAAAGACATGCTGGCCCGGCTGGAACCGGCGGCTGAGGCCCCTGGTTTCGAGGAGGCACGGGTCTGGCACCTGATGCAGGCTGCGCGCGCCCTCCTGGACCGTGCCGCCCGTGACGAGGCCGTGCCCTTGGTGGCCGAGGCCCTGGCCCTGCAGTCCCGGCTTCCGGCTGCAAGCGCCGAGGGAGACGCCATGCGGGCTCAGCTGCGGCTGCTGGAGGTGGCCGCCAGCTGGCGCCGCCAAGCGCCGGGTTGGGTGGAGCGCAGCGAGGCCAGCCTGAGCGAAGCCGAGGCCTTGCTGCAGGGTCAAGGCCTGGCCGTCAGCGCGCTGATGGGTGAGATCCTGAATCTGCGCACCGTCGTCAGCCATGCCCAGGATCAGCTGGCCCTGGCCGCCGGCTATGCCGAGCGGGAGGCCGAGCTGTTGCGCCAGATGGGGCGCGGTGATGCGCCCGATATGCTGGATGCACTGGCCTCGATGGCGGCCATCTACGGGCAGATGGAGCGCATGGACCGCTCGCAGCAGGCCCTGGAGGACGCGCTGCGCATCATCGAGCACCACCCCGACGCCAACCCCTCGGCTCAGCTGGGCGTGTTCCACAACCTTTCGTCCAATTACCTGCACTACGCCCGTCTTGACGAAGCGCTGGCGTTGGCGCTGCGCGCCGTGGCGCTGGCCGAAGCAACGTTCGGGGCCAAGAGCCCGCGCGTGCTGCCCTATCGCATGACGCTGCTGAATCTGCGCATGAGCCAGGGTCAGCTGGGCGAAGCCTTGACGGCCAGCGAGGCCCTCGATGCTTTGCTGAGCCCGGACATGCTTGGCACGGTGGGTTTGGCCCGACTCATCCGTGCCCGCCATCTGCAGTCGGTGCTGTGGCTGCGGCTGGGTCAACCCCGGCGCGCCGCCGAGCTGTTGACGCCGCTCCTGTCCGAGAGCGAAGGGCGCAAAGACCTGGGCTACTGGCGATCGCGCTTGCTGCTCAGCCATGCGGCGGTGCAAATGCAGCTGGGCCAGCCGGCCCTGGCCGCCCGTGATTACGAACAAGCCCTGCAGGCCTTGCGCCAGATCGTCGGTGACACGCCCTCGCTGCTGCTGGAGGCGTACAACGGCCGCTGTCGTGCCGCGGTGGCCCAGCGTGGCACGGGCTTGCCTTGCGAGGAACTGCAGCAGTTCCTGGCGCAGCATCCCGATTACGACGGCCTGCCGCCGGCCGATCGGGCGCGCTCCCACAAGACCTTGGCGCAATGGCAGGACGGTCTCGCGGATTGGCCGGCCGCCTTGGAGCACCATCTGCGCGGTCTGGCCGCTGCGGGCAGCTATGCGGCGCCCGCCCCGCTGTGGGACAACCTCCATGGCCTGGCACGCCACTGGGCCTTGCGTGGCCGCGAGGACCTGGCCATGCAGCTGGGTCGCCAGAGCCTGGATCAGATCGAGCTGATGCGTCAGGACCTGCGCGGCAAGCGGCCGGGCCAGGAGCGCGGCTTTGTTCAGGAGCTGTCCTTTGTGTACCGCGACCAGGCCGCCTGGCTGGCGCGTTCGGGGCGCATCGCCGAGGCGCAGGATGTGCTGCGCGACTGGTCGGCGCTGGAGCTCGACGAGTTCAGCGATGGGCAGCTGCACGTGCGGCGCTCGGCCCGCTTGCGGGCGCCCGAGGCACTGCTGGGCTTCAGCCCCAGCGCCGCCGGCCTCGAACGTGGCGGGGCCGATGCGCCGCCCGCAGCCTCGCCAGGCAGCGAGGTCTTGAGCCCGCGCCGCCTGGCGCAGTCTCAGCAGCAGTGGCGTGCCCAACGGGAAGGCGAAGCAATGAGGCTGCAGCAATGGCAGCAGTGGATGCAGCAGATGATGCAGACCCAACCCGCACAGCCCCTGGCGGCCAGGCCCGGGCTGCCGGCCGGTACCAGGCGGCAGCGGCCTGCGGCCGGCGTGCTGGAGGTCTGGAGCATTTCGGGTCAGGAGCGGCTCAATCTGCTGATGGTTCATGCCGGCGGCCAGTCGCAGATCGAGCTGGCCTGGCCGGCGCGTCAGCTGGGCCAGGATGTGGCCGAGCTGCTGCGCAAGATCGAGGCGCGCGAGCCGGTTGATGCCGAGCTGCGCCACTGGTTCCAGCGCCTGGGCCATCCTCTGCTGCGGGCCGCCCGGCATGCCAAGGCCAAGCAAGTGGAGCTGGTTCTCGACGGTGCGCTGCGCTACCTGCCCCTGGGCCTGCTGCGCGGGCCCGAGGGCTATCTCGGCCAAAGCTTGCGCCTGGTGCAACGCCTGCCCGAGGGCGGCGCCCGTGAGCTGGCGGCCCGCTCGCCGCCATGGACCGAGCGGCGCTTGCGTGCCTTCGGTAGCAGCCAGGCCGTGGCCGGACTGCCAGCCCTGCCTGCCGTGGCGCAGGAAATCTGCGAGCTGGTGGCGGGCCCGATCGAGGGGCTGGGCACAGGCGTCTGCACGGGCGGGCCGGGTTTGTGGCGGGGCCAGGGCTGGCTGGATGCCAGCTTCACCCACCGCACCTTGCAGGAGGAGTTGCAAGCGGCAGCTCGCAAGGAAGCGGGCGGCCTGTTGCATCTGGGCACGCACTTCACTTTGCGTCCCGGCGTGATGTCGCGCTCCTGGCTGCGCCTGGGGGATGGCCAGCGCCTGCACCTGGCCGAGCTGGCGCGCATGCCCTTCACGCACACCCAGCTGGTGACGCTGTCGGCCTGTTCCACGGGCCTGGGCGGTGGCGACGATGGATCCGGGGCTGAGGTGGCCGGGCTCAATGCCAGCCTTTTGCAGGCCGGCGCCAGCGAAGTCTTGTCCAGCCTCTGGAGCGTGGACGACGCCGCCACCCGGCGCTGGATGCGAGCCTTCTATGCCGCCCTGCGTCGCCATGGCGACAGCGCGCGCGCCTTGCAGTCGGCCCAGCGCGAGTTTCTGGCGCGGTCTGCGGGCGGGCAATCGCATCCTTTCTACTGGGGCGCCTTCTATCTGGCGCGTGCGGCCACGCAGCGCTGA
- a CDS encoding caspase family protein — protein MMERRLTPPPLPQLSRRTLIQRGTALGLSPSLATLGSASAGLGLLAAPRPAGSAPSPQALPVTVLYRREAAGASARLDPVVQTATLSLEEAFQQQGLRVLQPSAQVYQLMDGGPGVVVTFAEDAGYSMVFSAYRNLRPVPGQEAGIAEVRLQARVFVGRQILVSDEGRGQMFTRLEDGQQEFGERRALELAARQAARDLAERTGQRLRQHSMAPVKPGGNADLVASSQTISTPETQLPPAAPPPPPPPPPPAAPPAVPSPAPSQAPTAAPPAAPTPAPTPMPPAAANPSLSLPPPSKRWALVVGISDYSSVRQREGIEISDLQGVAKDTENFAQAMLDMGMPRKNLAVLRNADATSEAIRRALKQLARQVAPDDMVVFALSAHGGSKDISISGYGAPILSDFKRSGDNASALDFWELQSLCKSLPCQQVLWVIDTCFSGNAARDLVTVEISAQGVQAAQGIGGPDANRVAQGFGAGDGKAFAVVTAASSEEVSWDTPAKGGIFTVHMLAALRAAQGRSSIEQLVVKEIRPKVIEQSRDICRRRRDCPMPQQTPVFAYAGLGNQIKL, from the coding sequence ATGATGGAGCGCCGCCTCACCCCACCACCCCTGCCGCAGCTGAGCCGGCGCACGCTGATCCAGCGCGGCACGGCCCTGGGCCTGAGTCCCAGCCTGGCCACGCTGGGCTCGGCCTCGGCCGGCCTGGGCTTGCTGGCCGCGCCCCGGCCGGCCGGCTCGGCGCCCTCGCCCCAGGCCCTGCCCGTGACCGTGCTCTACCGCCGCGAGGCGGCCGGTGCCTCGGCCCGGCTGGACCCGGTCGTGCAGACCGCCACCCTGTCCCTGGAAGAAGCCTTCCAGCAGCAAGGCCTGCGCGTGTTGCAGCCCAGCGCCCAGGTCTACCAGCTGATGGATGGTGGCCCCGGCGTGGTCGTCACCTTCGCTGAAGATGCCGGTTACTCCATGGTCTTCAGCGCCTACCGCAATCTGCGCCCGGTGCCCGGGCAGGAAGCCGGCATCGCCGAGGTGCGGCTGCAGGCCCGCGTCTTCGTCGGCCGCCAGATCCTGGTGTCCGATGAAGGTCGGGGTCAGATGTTCACGCGGCTGGAGGATGGCCAGCAGGAGTTTGGCGAGCGCCGTGCCCTGGAGCTGGCCGCCCGCCAGGCCGCCCGCGATCTGGCCGAGCGCACCGGCCAGCGCCTGCGCCAGCACAGCATGGCGCCCGTCAAGCCCGGCGGCAACGCCGATCTGGTGGCCAGCAGCCAGACCATCAGCACGCCGGAAACACAGCTGCCGCCAGCCGCGCCTCCACCCCCTCCTCCTCCTCCGCCACCCGCAGCGCCCCCAGCTGTACCTTCGCCGGCGCCCTCGCAGGCACCCACAGCTGCGCCCCCAGCTGCGCCAACGCCGGCGCCCACTCCCATGCCGCCCGCAGCAGCCAACCCGAGCCTCAGCCTGCCGCCGCCCAGCAAGCGCTGGGCCCTGGTCGTGGGCATTTCCGACTACTCCAGCGTGCGCCAGCGCGAGGGCATCGAAATCAGCGATCTGCAAGGCGTGGCCAAGGACACGGAGAACTTCGCCCAGGCCATGCTGGACATGGGCATGCCACGCAAGAACCTGGCCGTGCTGCGCAATGCCGACGCCACCAGCGAGGCCATCCGACGCGCGCTCAAGCAACTGGCTCGCCAGGTGGCGCCGGACGATATGGTGGTGTTCGCTCTGTCCGCCCATGGCGGCTCCAAGGACATCTCAATCTCGGGCTATGGCGCGCCCATCCTGTCCGATTTCAAGCGCAGCGGCGACAACGCTTCGGCCCTGGACTTCTGGGAGCTGCAAAGCCTGTGCAAATCGCTGCCCTGCCAGCAGGTGCTGTGGGTGATCGACACCTGCTTTTCGGGCAATGCGGCCCGTGATCTGGTGACTGTCGAGATTTCGGCCCAGGGCGTGCAAGCCGCCCAGGGCATCGGCGGCCCTGATGCCAATCGCGTGGCCCAGGGCTTCGGTGCCGGCGACGGCAAGGCCTTTGCCGTGGTAACCGCCGCCAGCAGCGAAGAGGTGTCTTGGGACACCCCCGCAAAAGGCGGCATCTTCACGGTGCACATGCTGGCAGCCCTGCGCGCAGCCCAAGGGCGCAGCTCCATCGAGCAATTGGTGGTCAAGGAGATCCGACCCAAGGTGATCGAGCAATCGCGAGACATCTGCCGGCGCCGACGTGACTGCCCCATGCCGCAGCAGACCCCGGTGTTTGCCTACGCCGGCCTGGGCAACCAGATCAAGCTCTGA
- a CDS encoding S41 family peptidase, which translates to MLVSLLLVAGGSSPLLSQAAPRPPAKQRLDQAELLQKAGRVDEALALVQADVSDEGLLLRNAWPLLQLQAAAGQLDAAWQTLARMADERQMVPAKWLETAQELAPMRADPRWPDAVARARAADALRERLYGAAAIETPFRETLPLNERLAGLSRLWAEVKTHFVNFELVPGLDWDALYLQTLERVSRTPRSEDYYRELMRMMAQLHDGHSGLVLPEPLRDRMQARPALRTRWIEGRVLITQLLDPELSRRGLAVGQEITAIDGQPVAGYVQRHVQPFTSASTPQDLAQRLYDYNLLRGDARRALRLTLKDAQTGASRVLRVPRLDGKARAALLAKADDASFRWRMLPGEVAVVELRSFGDNSAAQAYLAAFEQIAKARAIVFDLRENGGGNSSVGHRILATLSPQAFETSQWWTRSQVSAWRAWGLPLTIEGGSPESVQPDAQRQFTGPVAVLTSGGTYSAAEDFVAAFKRMARGPVVGEATGGSTGQPLFFKLPGGGSARVCSKRDLLPDGTEFVGKGLQPDLLARPTLAGWRAGRDEVLEAALARLPSSPPSAGR; encoded by the coding sequence GTGCTGGTTTCGTTGCTGCTTGTGGCGGGCGGCAGCAGCCCCTTGCTCAGCCAGGCGGCGCCGCGGCCGCCGGCCAAGCAGCGCCTGGATCAGGCCGAGCTGCTGCAAAAGGCCGGTCGCGTCGATGAAGCGCTGGCCCTGGTGCAGGCCGATGTCAGCGATGAGGGTTTGCTGCTGCGCAATGCCTGGCCGCTCCTGCAGCTGCAGGCCGCGGCCGGCCAGCTGGACGCCGCCTGGCAGACCCTGGCCCGCATGGCCGACGAGCGCCAGATGGTGCCGGCGAAGTGGCTGGAAACCGCCCAGGAGTTGGCGCCCATGCGCGCCGACCCGCGCTGGCCGGATGCAGTGGCCCGGGCGCGGGCGGCGGATGCCTTGCGCGAGCGCCTCTACGGCGCTGCCGCGATTGAGACGCCGTTTCGTGAAACCTTGCCGCTCAACGAGCGCCTGGCCGGGCTGTCGCGCCTCTGGGCCGAGGTCAAGACCCATTTCGTCAATTTCGAGCTGGTGCCTGGGCTGGACTGGGACGCGCTCTATCTGCAGACGCTGGAGCGGGTCAGCCGGACCCCGCGCAGCGAGGACTACTACCGCGAGCTGATGCGCATGATGGCGCAGCTGCACGATGGCCACAGCGGGCTGGTCTTGCCCGAGCCTCTGCGGGACCGCATGCAGGCCCGGCCGGCGCTGCGCACGCGCTGGATCGAGGGTCGGGTGCTGATCACGCAGTTGCTGGACCCCGAGCTGTCTCGCCGCGGTCTGGCCGTGGGCCAGGAGATCACGGCCATCGACGGCCAGCCGGTGGCGGGCTATGTGCAGCGCCATGTCCAGCCCTTCACCTCGGCATCCACGCCGCAGGACCTGGCGCAGCGGCTCTACGACTACAACCTGCTGCGCGGCGATGCCCGGCGTGCGCTGCGGCTGACGCTGAAGGATGCGCAGACCGGCGCAAGCCGGGTGCTGCGGGTGCCACGGCTGGATGGCAAGGCGCGCGCGGCCCTCTTGGCCAAGGCGGACGACGCGAGCTTTCGCTGGCGCATGCTGCCGGGTGAAGTGGCCGTGGTCGAGCTGCGCAGCTTTGGCGACAACAGCGCGGCCCAGGCCTATCTCGCGGCCTTCGAGCAGATCGCCAAGGCGCGCGCCATCGTCTTTGATCTGCGTGAGAACGGCGGCGGCAACAGCAGCGTGGGCCATCGCATCCTCGCGACCCTGAGCCCGCAGGCCTTCGAGACTTCGCAATGGTGGACGCGCTCGCAGGTCTCGGCCTGGCGGGCCTGGGGCCTGCCCTTGACCATCGAGGGTGGCAGCCCGGAATCGGTGCAGCCCGATGCGCAGCGTCAGTTCACCGGCCCGGTTGCCGTGCTCACCAGTGGGGGCACCTACTCGGCGGCGGAAGACTTTGTGGCTGCGTTCAAACGCATGGCGCGCGGACCCGTGGTGGGCGAAGCCACCGGTGGCAGCACCGGCCAGCCCTTGTTCTTCAAGCTGCCCGGCGGCGGCAGCGCGCGGGTCTGCAGCAAGCGTGATCTTTTGCCCGATGGCACCGAGTTTGTCGGCAAGGGTTTGCAGCCCGACCTGCTGGCTCGGCCGACGCTGGCCGGCTGGCGGGCCGGCCGCGACGAGGTGCTGGAGGCCGCGCTGGCGCGCTTGCCCTCCAGCCCGCCGAGCGCCGGGCGCTGA
- a CDS encoding 2-hydroxychromene-2-carboxylate isomerase has product MPERSAQAMQKGPLHFYFDFSSPYSYIASEWVDAVAARHGRRVQWHAILLGVTFQVAELKPQIEHPLKRDYAFRDFARSAAFAGLPYQQPARFPIATQNAARVFWWLHETQGAAAAVAWARAGLRAYFTRGVSLDDPAQLKALAAESGLDADAAEQAWSDPVWKDKLKTVNSAAIAAGVFGAPYFLIDGEAFWGNDRQAQIERWLATGPFKGLV; this is encoded by the coding sequence ATGCCCGAACGTTCAGCGCAAGCCATGCAAAAAGGCCCGCTGCATTTCTATTTCGATTTTTCCTCGCCCTACAGCTACATCGCCTCGGAGTGGGTCGATGCCGTCGCGGCGCGCCATGGCCGGCGTGTGCAGTGGCATGCCATCTTGCTGGGCGTGACCTTTCAGGTGGCCGAGCTCAAGCCGCAGATCGAGCACCCGCTCAAACGCGATTACGCGTTTCGAGATTTCGCTCGCTCGGCTGCCTTTGCCGGTTTGCCGTATCAGCAGCCCGCGCGCTTCCCGATTGCGACGCAGAACGCCGCTCGTGTGTTCTGGTGGCTGCATGAGACGCAGGGCGCTGCGGCCGCGGTGGCCTGGGCCCGCGCCGGGCTGCGCGCCTATTTCACCCGCGGTGTGTCGCTGGACGACCCGGCCCAGCTCAAGGCCCTGGCGGCCGAGAGCGGCCTCGATGCCGACGCGGCCGAGCAGGCCTGGAGCGACCCGGTCTGGAAGGACAAGCTCAAGACCGTCAACAGCGCTGCGATTGCCGCTGGCGTGTTCGGCGCACCTTACTTTCTGATCGACGGTGAAGCCTTCTGGGGCAATGACCGCCAGGCGCAGATCGAGCGCTGGCTGGCCACCGGCCCCTTCAAGGGCCTGGTGTGA
- a CDS encoding RNA polymerase sigma factor produces MRLAFRQLYEDYGRALLRECSMCLRDPEAARDALQNALLRIWKSCASYRGDSELFPWLKRVARSVAIDELRASAVRPPSSHSLAAAQEPDPALPDELPGPEALTASRLALARYRECEARFREAEPEAAAVIRWIAEDELSIEDVARLLNRTPQATRQYLYQCRRKARHYLAPWYAEVAGGER; encoded by the coding sequence ATGCGGCTCGCGTTTCGTCAGCTCTACGAGGACTATGGCCGCGCCCTGCTGCGCGAATGCAGCATGTGCCTGCGGGACCCGGAGGCGGCGCGCGATGCCTTGCAGAACGCGCTCTTGCGCATCTGGAAGTCCTGTGCCAGCTACCGTGGGGATTCCGAGTTGTTTCCCTGGCTCAAGCGGGTGGCCCGCTCGGTGGCCATCGACGAGTTGCGTGCCAGCGCGGTGCGCCCGCCCAGCAGCCACAGCCTGGCGGCGGCGCAGGAGCCCGATCCCGCCTTGCCCGACGAGTTGCCCGGGCCTGAGGCCTTGACCGCCTCACGCCTGGCCCTGGCGCGTTACCGCGAGTGCGAGGCCCGCTTTCGCGAGGCCGAACCTGAGGCCGCCGCCGTCATCCGCTGGATTGCCGAGGATGAGCTGAGCATCGAGGACGTGGCCCGACTGCTCAATCGCACGCCTCAGGCCACGCGGCAGTATCTTTACCAATGCCGTCGCAAGGCGCGGCACTATCTGGCGCCCTGGTATGCCGAGGTGGCCGGAGGAGAACGATGA
- a CDS encoding substrate-binding periplasmic protein, translated as MLLTIRARPPAPILHADAPAWGARLLAIWLLAVSGTAFAQGSAPPATHSTATRPTVRVCVGDFPPYNSPRLPRMGPVLDLAQQAFQRAGYAMQAEFMPWARILKEGEEGHCLILGIWRNAARDQLFSYSAPLLEQELGFFVLRGEQPAVASPEALQRLRIGVERGSYLPEAPRQPGLKLDLASALNTNLHKLAKERVDLAFGERSAGLYQLAREPELRARVQWLEPGLERKPTYLAFSHRHPEGEALRLAFDQAFQAMKQDGSYRRLLRAAGLTPQP; from the coding sequence ATGTTGTTGACGATACGGGCTCGCCCCCCTGCCCCCATCCTCCACGCTGATGCGCCGGCCTGGGGCGCGCGCCTGCTGGCCATCTGGCTGCTGGCCGTGAGTGGCACTGCGTTCGCGCAAGGCAGCGCGCCACCCGCAACACATTCGACCGCCACACGCCCCACCGTGCGCGTCTGCGTCGGCGATTTCCCGCCCTACAACAGCCCGCGCCTGCCGCGCATGGGCCCGGTGCTGGATCTCGCGCAGCAGGCCTTCCAGCGCGCGGGCTACGCCATGCAGGCCGAGTTCATGCCCTGGGCACGCATCTTGAAAGAGGGCGAAGAGGGCCACTGCCTGATCCTGGGCATCTGGCGCAATGCCGCGCGCGACCAGCTGTTCAGCTACAGCGCCCCGCTGCTGGAACAGGAGTTGGGCTTCTTCGTGCTGCGCGGCGAGCAGCCGGCAGTAGCCAGCCCCGAGGCACTGCAGCGCCTGCGCATCGGCGTTGAACGTGGCAGCTACCTGCCCGAGGCGCCGCGCCAGCCCGGTCTCAAGCTCGACTTGGCCAGCGCCTTGAACACCAACCTTCACAAGCTGGCCAAGGAGCGCGTCGACCTGGCCTTCGGCGAACGCTCCGCCGGCCTCTACCAGCTGGCTCGCGAGCCCGAGCTGCGCGCCAGGGTCCAGTGGCTGGAGCCGGGCCTGGAGCGCAAGCCCACCTACCTGGCTTTCAGCCACCGCCACCCGGAGGGCGAAGCGCTGCGCCTGGCCTTCGACCAGGCCTTCCAGGCCATGAAGCAGGACGGCAGCTACCGGCGCCTGCTGCGCGCCGCAGGACTGACGCCCCAGCCCTGA